One part of the Phoenix dactylifera cultivar Barhee BC4 chromosome 4, palm_55x_up_171113_PBpolish2nd_filt_p, whole genome shotgun sequence genome encodes these proteins:
- the LOC108510750 gene encoding transcription factor bHLH144-like, translating into MPCTLVWPAVRACGVCRAPGSERDKDDHEEDDHGMWEGSPPNSCCSMSRLKPRKSNTASVSTSSGASSSVRKRERMRKMVKALRGIIPGGDRLDTPAILDEAVKYLKSLKTEMKQLGIQNFGD; encoded by the coding sequence ATGCCTTGCACGCTTGTgtggcccgccgtgcgggcgtgcggcgtctgccgcgctccAGGTTCGGAGCGTGACAAAGATGATCATGAAGAAGATGATCATGGCATGTGGGAAGGCAGTCCCCCTAATTCTTGTTGCTCGATGAGCAGGCTGAAGCCTCGAAAGTCAAACACTGCTTCTGTCTCAACCTCTAGTGGAGCTAGCAGCAGtgtgaggaaaagagagagaatgaggaagatggtgaaaGCTCTAAGAGGAATTATACCTGGAGGAGATCGGTTGGATACTCCTGCCATCCTTGATGAAGCTGTTAAATATCTGAAATCCCTCAAAACGGAAATGAAGCAGCTTGGGATACAGAATTTTGGTGACTAA
- the LOC113461296 gene encoding uncharacterized protein LOC113461296, whose product MMDLFGRFFFSLTLLVTIHEMISWLSLESFLGCFGQQYSLAVLSSHWSAGSDGHTLKQAYRLKTCSSYQLLGEEKPDASEDRSCEGWANQILSQTRIIIQRLNRMGLRSALDFPMISSVIGILVRLVWTFELC is encoded by the exons ATGATGGACTTATttgggagattttttttttccctgacATTGTTGGTAACCATCCATG AAATGATCTCGTGGCTTAGTTTGGAATCATTTCTAGGGTGCTTTGGTCAACAATATTCCTTGGCGGTTCTGAGCTCTCATTGGTCTGCAGGCAGTGATGGACACACGTTGAAGCAGGCAT ATAGGCTGAAGACATGCAGTTCTTACCAATTGCTTGGAGAAGAGAAGCCAG ATGCATCAGAAGATAGAAGTTGTGAAGGATGGGCAAATCAGATTCTCTCCCAAACAAGAATCATA atccagaggcttaatCGCATGGGATTGAGAAGTGCATTAGATTTTCCGATgatttcttcagttattggcattttagttagattagtttggacatttgaattatgttag